One genomic segment of Bdellovibrionales bacterium includes these proteins:
- the uppS gene encoding di-trans,poly-cis-decaprenylcistransferase, giving the protein MIENLEPFRVTLPTHIAIIMDGNGRWANAHGHHRFFGHVRGARVAKSIIEACSFRRVKFLTLFAFSSENWLRPKDEVNLLMKLLFSRLNRERAGLVRNNIKFKCIGDLERLPAKVKEAVNQTISATDHCTGMTLIFALSYGGRQEIASAAKKIAFLVGSGQLRPEDVNEELFHSQLESSEIPDPDLIIRTSGESRLSNFYLWQSAYSEFMVFPKMWPEFTRNDLDLAIESFNLKERRFGKTSEQLGSTLQASFRSLKGEI; this is encoded by the coding sequence ATGATAGAAAATCTGGAGCCCTTTAGAGTGACCCTGCCAACACACATCGCAATAATTATGGACGGAAACGGCCGTTGGGCCAATGCCCATGGACATCATCGTTTTTTTGGGCATGTGCGGGGAGCTCGGGTAGCTAAGAGCATTATTGAGGCTTGCTCATTTCGGCGGGTTAAGTTTCTTACACTTTTTGCGTTTAGCAGTGAAAATTGGCTCAGACCAAAAGACGAAGTCAATCTCCTGATGAAATTGCTATTTAGTCGGCTCAATCGTGAGCGAGCTGGACTGGTTCGAAATAATATTAAATTCAAATGTATTGGCGATTTAGAACGACTCCCCGCAAAGGTGAAGGAGGCCGTAAACCAGACGATCTCTGCGACTGATCATTGTACGGGAATGACTTTGATTTTTGCTTTGAGCTATGGAGGTCGACAAGAAATTGCTAGCGCAGCGAAGAAAATCGCCTTCCTTGTCGGCTCTGGACAATTACGTCCCGAGGATGTTAATGAGGAGCTCTTTCACTCTCAGCTAGAATCTTCGGAAATTCCCGACCCAGATCTCATCATTCGCACAAGCGGAGAATCACGCCTCTCGAATTTCTATTTATGGCAATCAGCCTATAGCGAATTCATGGTTTTTCCCAAAATGTGGCCGGAATTTACTCGGAATGATTTGGATCTCGCAATAGAATCTTTTAATCTCAAGGAACGTCGGTTTGGTAAGACCAGTGAACAGTTAGGCTCAACTCTCCAGGCCTCATTTCGCAGTTTAAAAGGCGAAATTTAA
- a CDS encoding DnaJ domain-containing protein yields MNHRLADQTYYEILEVASDATQQQIHAAYHRARNTYSPESPALYSMFTREEARDLMSLIEEAFSTLSNQTKRKDYDKQLIRQMTEKDQTQFGPANPSDELPDFHVPEQALKVGSASASASASLANLGAAPVASVGITNATAIEPTAVNQKTSSHPSLRQTVFLRDSEKHVSAPIK; encoded by the coding sequence ATGAATCATCGACTGGCTGACCAAACTTATTATGAAATTCTTGAAGTCGCATCAGATGCAACTCAGCAACAAATTCATGCCGCATACCATCGAGCACGAAACACTTATTCCCCTGAAAGTCCTGCACTCTACTCCATGTTCACTCGTGAAGAAGCACGTGACCTGATGAGTCTAATTGAGGAAGCTTTTTCCACCCTGAGCAACCAAACCAAGAGAAAAGATTACGACAAGCAATTAATTCGGCAAATGACAGAAAAGGATCAGACTCAATTCGGCCCGGCAAATCCATCCGACGAATTGCCAGATTTTCATGTTCCAGAGCAAGCGCTCAAAGTTGGATCGGCATCGGCATCGGCATCGGCATCGTTAGCAAATCTTGGTGCTGCACCGGTAGCAAGTGTTGGAATTACGAATGCTACCGCCATTGAGCCGACCGCTGTAAATCAAAAAACTTCCAGCCATCCAAGCCTAAGGCAGACCGTGTTCCTGAGGGATTCGGAAAAACACGTTTCAGCGCCTATCAAATAG
- a CDS encoding polyphenol oxidase family protein: MFEPLRIESQTVGFIYHGLHATLFFGNRFGTFELLEKSFPNVQFHQLQQVHSSRWTEAHRDPPLADAHFTSRENLGLVVRTADCLPILICKQNGIAAVHAGWRGVVGGILNGAPHPFSIEGSEIYIGPHIKACSFEVGTEVLEQIRPIGLQLSIPESEYIFSHHDQKKSYIDLSRIVQAQLIRAGAKLVFTQDSDTLTDLNYFSYRRDHNSQGRQISFVIKRS; encoded by the coding sequence GTGTTTGAACCACTCAGAATTGAATCTCAAACTGTAGGATTTATTTACCACGGACTCCATGCAACTCTCTTTTTTGGAAATCGATTTGGGACTTTCGAACTGTTGGAGAAGTCCTTCCCAAATGTTCAGTTTCATCAACTTCAGCAAGTTCACTCCTCAAGGTGGACAGAGGCCCATCGAGATCCCCCGCTCGCCGATGCCCACTTTACATCCCGTGAAAATCTGGGGCTAGTTGTTCGAACGGCAGATTGTTTGCCCATTTTAATCTGTAAGCAAAATGGAATCGCAGCGGTACACGCAGGCTGGCGCGGAGTTGTCGGAGGTATTCTCAATGGGGCCCCTCATCCATTCTCGATAGAGGGTTCTGAAATTTATATTGGCCCGCATATCAAGGCTTGCTCCTTTGAGGTAGGAACGGAGGTTCTTGAGCAAATTCGACCCATTGGACTTCAACTGTCCATACCTGAAAGCGAATACATTTTTTCTCATCACGACCAGAAAAAGTCCTACATCGATCTCTCTCGCATTGTGCAAGCTCAGTTGATAAGAGCTGGTGCAAAATTAGTCTTTACACAGGATTCTGACACCCTGACCGACTTGAACTATTTTTCCTATCGCAGAGACCACAACTCACAGGGTCGACAGATTTCGTTTGTTATAAAGAGATCTTGA
- the mltG gene encoding endolytic transglycosylase MltG — translation MKQIIGLLVSFLFICMVAIAWKFFIFIKGPTQSPSDSVVFEVSKGLSFRSIAELLEEKGIVTDKDLLIIYARFTGYGKRLRAGEYMLDRSSSPRTVLEILSSGKSIQHLVTFPEGINIFEIASQLEKLGFGSARDFVKLAHDKKLIYQLLKADLRSFEGYLFPETYGFTKYTSQREIVEVMVNRFLEVYSEISKGAGNAMGRHKTVTLASIVEKETGAGPERARIASVFFNRLRKGMRLQSDPTILYGIMEKTGEMKMNITREDLKEYTAYNTYRVDALPAGPIANPGKEALRATLNPENSNYLYFVSRNDGTHVFSESLQDHNQAVRTFQLDPQQREGKSWRNLRDKKSASHK, via the coding sequence GTGAAACAGATCATTGGTTTGCTTGTCTCGTTCCTTTTCATTTGCATGGTAGCTATTGCATGGAAGTTTTTTATTTTTATTAAAGGGCCTACGCAGAGCCCCTCTGATTCTGTTGTATTTGAGGTTTCCAAGGGGTTGAGTTTTCGAAGTATAGCTGAATTGCTAGAAGAAAAGGGAATTGTCACAGACAAAGATTTACTTATTATTTATGCACGGTTCACGGGCTATGGCAAAAGACTAAGGGCTGGGGAATACATGCTGGATAGAAGTTCGTCCCCTCGGACCGTTTTGGAGATTCTCTCTTCAGGAAAGAGCATTCAACACTTGGTGACGTTTCCAGAGGGAATCAATATTTTTGAAATAGCCAGTCAATTGGAAAAATTGGGATTCGGGTCGGCCAGAGATTTTGTTAAGCTCGCGCACGATAAAAAATTGATTTACCAACTTCTCAAAGCGGACCTCCGTTCCTTTGAAGGATACCTTTTTCCAGAAACATATGGTTTTACCAAATATACTTCACAGAGAGAGATCGTCGAGGTCATGGTAAATCGCTTTCTTGAGGTTTACTCTGAGATTTCAAAAGGGGCAGGAAATGCTATGGGTAGGCATAAAACTGTCACTTTGGCGAGCATTGTCGAGAAGGAAACAGGAGCCGGACCTGAGCGGGCCCGGATCGCCTCGGTATTTTTCAACCGTCTTCGCAAAGGCATGAGACTTCAAAGCGATCCGACGATTCTCTACGGTATTATGGAAAAAACCGGGGAGATGAAAATGAATATCACCCGAGAGGACTTAAAGGAGTATACGGCCTATAACACATATCGTGTCGACGCCCTTCCTGCTGGACCAATCGCAAATCCTGGTAAGGAAGCCTTGAGGGCTACTCTGAATCCAGAAAATTCAAATTATCTATATTTTGTTAGCCGAAATGATGGAACTCATGTGTTTTCGGAGTCTCTTCAAGACCACAATCAAGCTGTAAGGACTTTTCAGCTTGATCCTCAGCAACGCGAGGGGAAGTCGTGGCGAAATTTACGCGATAAAAAAAGTGCCTCGCACAAGTGA
- a CDS encoding phosphatidate cytidylyltransferase produces MGLQTRILSALVAGGAFVAIGFYGGPSGIAVISFGIVMLGCYEFTQIGFPPDEKLPPFLKVLFLGSCFAFISAALLLKPVTGLATLALTSMIFFSCLLSALHKTVPLEMIRKLSSSLILGLVYTGLMPIFALKILFLPDGLKWFSLMLIVVFSGDTFAYFVGLCFGKRKLMPSVSPKKTVAGAWGGLMGSGLVAWLAGVYFVDKHVLMLFVTGSIASGFFAQFGDLFESLLKRVSGHKDSGSIMPGHGGVLDRLDGIYFASPVFFIVAQSLS; encoded by the coding sequence ATGGGGCTCCAAACGCGAATTCTCTCAGCTTTGGTAGCGGGGGGGGCATTTGTCGCTATTGGTTTTTACGGCGGCCCATCAGGAATCGCAGTTATTTCCTTTGGGATTGTCATGCTGGGCTGTTATGAATTTACCCAAATTGGCTTTCCTCCAGATGAGAAACTACCTCCATTTTTGAAAGTTCTGTTTCTTGGTAGTTGTTTTGCCTTTATTTCTGCAGCACTCCTCCTCAAACCTGTTACAGGCTTGGCGACTCTCGCTTTGACGTCGATGATCTTTTTCTCCTGCTTATTGAGTGCACTTCACAAAACTGTTCCATTGGAAATGATTCGCAAACTGTCGTCCTCCCTCATTTTAGGTTTAGTTTACACTGGTCTAATGCCGATTTTTGCCCTTAAAATCCTGTTTCTTCCTGATGGCCTCAAATGGTTTTCACTCATGCTTATTGTGGTTTTTTCCGGCGATACCTTTGCCTATTTCGTTGGCCTTTGCTTTGGCAAACGCAAGCTGATGCCCTCAGTTTCTCCTAAAAAAACAGTCGCCGGAGCCTGGGGGGGACTTATGGGGTCTGGACTTGTCGCCTGGCTGGCAGGAGTTTACTTTGTTGATAAACATGTGCTTATGTTGTTTGTCACGGGCTCTATTGCAAGCGGCTTCTTTGCTCAATTCGGAGATCTCTTTGAATCACTTCTCAAGCGCGTCAGTGGGCACAAGGACTCTGGCAGTATTATGCCAGGACACGGGGGCGTCCTTGATCGTTTGGATGGAATTTATTTTGCCTCTCCTGTTTTCTTTATTGTGGCTCAATCACTCAGTTAG
- a CDS encoding P-loop NTPase, whose amino-acid sequence MSDVRGNDKDKVFYLRGMMNSDSRIISVGGGKGGVGKSFFSSGLAIFIANLGYDTLLIDLDLGAANLHTCIGEDTPPHSIHDFLTGKVANFESLAVQTGHQNLRFISGSNDSYDMANITEDQKTLLMSSIFHTKADFIILDLSAGTHSTTLDLFLMATHQLITVTPDPSSVENAYRFIKSAFFRKMKRFEFQLNLGNLISQLMANKSLNGIRSPADLLFYVSKQDPENGERLRNLMESMKIQIVLNQVRTMSDVTLGPSIESVCRKYFGIKAQFLGHIDYDNAVWQSLRKKKHLLLEYPHSRIYAQMLGIARTIVGPRKQKAVV is encoded by the coding sequence ATGTCCGACGTTCGGGGTAACGACAAAGACAAAGTCTTTTATCTGAGAGGAATGATGAATTCCGACTCTCGCATTATTTCAGTTGGAGGAGGCAAGGGAGGAGTAGGAAAGTCATTTTTTAGCTCTGGCCTGGCTATTTTTATTGCAAACCTAGGATACGATACTCTTTTGATTGACTTGGATCTGGGTGCCGCCAATCTTCACACTTGCATCGGAGAAGATACACCTCCCCACTCGATACATGACTTTTTAACTGGCAAAGTAGCTAATTTTGAAAGCCTCGCCGTTCAAACCGGCCATCAAAATCTCCGGTTTATCAGTGGATCTAACGATTCCTACGACATGGCAAACATCACCGAAGATCAGAAAACACTTCTGATGTCTTCTATTTTTCACACGAAGGCCGACTTTATCATTCTTGACCTAAGCGCAGGCACTCACTCAACCACCTTGGATTTGTTTTTGATGGCAACGCACCAATTGATCACTGTGACTCCAGATCCTTCCAGCGTTGAAAATGCTTACAGATTTATCAAATCTGCGTTTTTCAGAAAAATGAAGCGATTTGAGTTCCAATTAAATTTAGGTAACCTGATTTCCCAACTCATGGCGAACAAATCTCTTAACGGAATTCGCTCACCTGCCGATCTCCTTTTCTATGTGTCCAAACAGGATCCAGAAAATGGCGAGCGACTTCGAAACTTAATGGAGAGCATGAAAATTCAAATTGTTCTTAATCAAGTCCGCACAATGAGTGATGTTACGCTCGGACCTTCTATAGAGAGCGTCTGCAGGAAATATTTTGGAATCAAAGCTCAATTTTTAGGACATATCGACTACGATAATGCAGTATGGCAGTCGCTTCGAAAAAAGAAACATCTCCTGCTAGAATATCCTCACAGCCGGATATATGCTCAGATGCTGGGAATTGCCCGAACAATCGTTGGTCCAAGAAAACAAAAAGCTGTGGTATAA
- the frr gene encoding ribosome recycling factor, protein MVENIVKSTKDQMEKALLALAGELKKVRTGRAQVSMLDVVKVNYYGSATPLNQVAAVSCPDGKSFLIQPWEASTLKEVEASIIKSDLGMSPQNDGKVIRLRLPDLTEARRKELVKTIKKIVEDARVAVRMARRDANESVKKSAKDKVISEDEQKRLEGEIQKLTDGYVDKIDKISEEKEKELMTI, encoded by the coding sequence ATGGTCGAAAATATTGTTAAATCTACCAAAGATCAGATGGAAAAGGCTCTTTTGGCATTGGCTGGTGAACTAAAAAAAGTGAGAACCGGCCGAGCTCAGGTGTCAATGTTGGATGTTGTGAAGGTCAACTACTACGGCAGTGCCACTCCGCTCAATCAAGTTGCGGCTGTCTCTTGCCCAGACGGGAAATCCTTTTTAATTCAACCCTGGGAGGCATCAACTCTCAAAGAAGTTGAGGCCTCAATTATTAAAAGTGATCTGGGAATGAGCCCTCAAAACGATGGAAAAGTCATCCGCCTTCGTCTTCCTGATTTAACGGAAGCCCGTCGCAAAGAATTAGTAAAAACTATTAAAAAGATTGTGGAAGATGCCCGGGTGGCTGTACGAATGGCAAGACGTGATGCCAATGAATCAGTAAAGAAGTCTGCCAAAGATAAAGTCATCAGCGAAGATGAACAGAAACGCCTTGAAGGAGAGATACAAAAATTGACTGATGGTTATGTTGATAAAATTGACAAAATATCCGAGGAAAAAGAGAAAGAACTCATGACAATCTAG
- the tsf gene encoding translation elongation factor Ts, translating to MTISASQVKDLREKTSAGMMDCKKALEESQGDFEKAVEWLRVKGLSKAAKKSGRLAAEGLVTSYIHAGGRIGVLVEINSETDFVARNEEFQKFVNDVAMHIAAMAPCFVREEEIPEEVKNKEREVLINKALEEGKKREFLDKIIDGQMKKWAAESCLMGQKFVKNPDVTILQHLQETISRIGENIVIRRFARYELGEGLEKRSENFAEEVAAQLKG from the coding sequence ATGACAATCAGTGCTTCTCAAGTAAAGGATCTCCGCGAAAAAACGAGCGCGGGCATGATGGACTGTAAAAAAGCCCTCGAAGAATCGCAAGGTGACTTTGAGAAGGCCGTGGAATGGCTTCGAGTGAAAGGCCTCAGTAAGGCTGCAAAAAAATCAGGTCGGTTGGCAGCTGAAGGTCTCGTCACTTCTTATATACATGCGGGAGGCCGCATCGGTGTTCTTGTAGAAATCAATTCTGAAACCGATTTTGTGGCACGCAACGAAGAATTTCAAAAATTTGTGAACGATGTGGCTATGCACATCGCTGCAATGGCGCCCTGCTTTGTTCGCGAAGAAGAAATTCCCGAGGAAGTTAAAAATAAGGAGCGAGAAGTACTGATAAATAAAGCCCTTGAAGAGGGTAAAAAGCGCGAATTCCTGGATAAAATTATTGATGGCCAAATGAAAAAGTGGGCCGCAGAGTCGTGCTTGATGGGACAAAAATTTGTCAAGAATCCAGACGTCACGATCCTCCAGCATTTGCAAGAAACCATCTCCCGAATTGGCGAAAATATCGTGATCCGTCGATTCGCTCGCTACGAATTGGGCGAAGGTTTAGAGAAGCGTTCAGAAAATTTCGCTGAAGAGGTCGCGGCACAACTGAAGGGGTAA
- a CDS encoding RluA family pseudouridine synthase, which produces MIVRNLEITISEDQAGTRLDRILASKPEFSSRSQVAQLFSSGSVLKGDKSLKASFIPKVGDCIVVLISEPIASQELEPLNFPLAILHEDKDVIVINKPAGIVVHPSNGHKQDTLVNALVYHTNSLASGFQSHRPGIVHRLDKDTSGILVVAKNDRSHAFLAKQFREKTVHRIYWALVYGLPFPSAGTLRSHIGRHPNDRKKFASTDKNPQISEPKGKLAVTHYRTLKTSPQGFSLIECRLETGRTHQIRVHLSELGYPIVGDPIYGGLQRAKGLKSPRLRSLIFNLGRISLCARELSFVHPSSKKLLAFQITWPEDLMDLYIQTGFDRV; this is translated from the coding sequence TTGATAGTTCGGAATCTTGAAATAACCATTTCTGAAGATCAGGCTGGTACGAGACTGGATCGAATTCTTGCCAGCAAACCGGAGTTCTCTTCCAGATCTCAAGTGGCCCAACTGTTCTCGTCTGGTTCGGTACTTAAAGGTGACAAGTCTTTGAAAGCTTCATTTATTCCGAAAGTCGGAGATTGTATTGTCGTATTAATTTCTGAGCCAATTGCTTCCCAAGAACTCGAACCTCTTAATTTTCCTTTGGCTATACTACATGAAGACAAAGACGTTATTGTCATCAACAAGCCCGCAGGGATCGTGGTCCATCCGAGCAATGGCCACAAGCAAGATACCCTGGTTAATGCCCTTGTGTATCATACCAATAGTCTTGCCTCGGGCTTTCAAAGCCATCGACCCGGTATCGTTCATCGCCTCGATAAGGACACAAGTGGCATTCTTGTGGTCGCCAAAAATGATCGCAGTCATGCCTTCCTCGCAAAGCAATTCCGGGAAAAGACCGTCCATCGCATTTATTGGGCTCTCGTCTATGGGCTCCCCTTCCCTTCCGCCGGAACTCTGCGTTCTCACATCGGCCGTCATCCCAATGATAGAAAAAAATTTGCCTCCACAGACAAGAATCCTCAAATCTCGGAGCCTAAAGGAAAATTGGCAGTCACTCACTATCGAACTCTAAAAACTTCACCTCAAGGCTTTTCTCTGATCGAATGCCGACTTGAAACGGGACGCACCCACCAAATTCGAGTGCATTTGTCAGAGCTCGGGTACCCCATCGTGGGAGATCCTATCTATGGCGGACTGCAGAGGGCTAAGGGACTAAAGAGTCCGAGATTGCGTTCCTTGATTTTTAACTTGGGGAGGATTTCACTTTGTGCCAGAGAGCTTTCCTTTGTCCATCCAAGCTCGAAAAAACTCCTGGCGTTTCAAATAACCTGGCCGGAAGATCTCATGGATCTTTACATTCAAACTGGATTTGATCGTGTTTGA
- a CDS encoding UMP kinase, with translation MAKSKYRRVLLKLSGEALASKSNSIDLEIIERVAADVSEAAALGVQIGIVIGGGNIFRGVAASARGMDRASSDYMGMLATVINGLAVQNVFEKHNLSTRVQTAIGMAEIAEPYIRRRAIRHLEKERVVIFVAGTGNPYFTTDTAAALRAMEINADVILKATKVDGIYDKDPITHSDAIKFDRISYMDVLKKGLKVMDSTAISLCMDNKLPIVCFNLLAPNSITRVISGENIGTTVF, from the coding sequence TTGGCTAAGAGCAAGTATCGAAGAGTCTTGTTGAAACTCAGTGGCGAGGCTCTCGCCAGCAAGAGTAATTCGATAGATCTTGAAATTATTGAGAGGGTTGCAGCTGACGTCTCTGAAGCCGCTGCTCTCGGGGTACAGATTGGAATAGTGATTGGCGGCGGAAATATTTTCAGAGGAGTTGCGGCTTCGGCTCGTGGTATGGATCGGGCCAGCTCAGATTATATGGGTATGCTCGCCACCGTCATCAATGGATTAGCTGTCCAGAACGTCTTCGAAAAGCACAATCTCTCTACCCGTGTACAGACCGCTATTGGGATGGCTGAAATCGCGGAACCCTATATCCGCCGACGTGCCATTCGCCATTTAGAGAAAGAACGGGTCGTTATTTTTGTTGCTGGCACAGGAAATCCTTATTTTACAACCGATACGGCTGCGGCCCTGCGTGCAATGGAAATTAATGCAGACGTCATCTTAAAGGCGACAAAAGTAGATGGAATTTACGATAAAGATCCCATAACTCATTCAGATGCTATAAAATTCGATAGAATCAGTTACATGGATGTCTTGAAAAAAGGTCTGAAAGTAATGGATTCTACTGCGATTAGTCTCTGCATGGACAACAAATTGCCGATAGTTTGCTTTAATTTACTTGCGCCAAATAGTATCACTCGAGTGATATCTGGCGAGAACATTGGAACAACTGTCTTTTAG
- the rseP gene encoding RIP metalloprotease RseP, with the protein MDLILNWLQSGLSAIGPFLILLGLLIFVHELGHFLVAKWCGVRVEVFSLGFGKKILKFTRGETTYCISIVPLGGYVKMYGDDPTAEIPESEKSRAFLSKPVIQRIAIVLAGPLMNFLFAIPLFMAVGLNGELVPGPRLGDVEPESSAFQAGFRSGDKILSMNEEAISYWSQITKKIEASVDREIQFKVIRFEGGETVSLKASPALVPNDNILTLDTLVPRIPGLDPSGRSSMVGVSSPQSPAALAGLKTFDIITSINGVKVNSFWELEPTLQAHRNSEKLELVVRPYTAKANIENRTVVLTDFHKLSKTVDESKSLLDVLGLEESDLYLLQVKENSPAARAGLRDGDKIIGLDKTPVEKWDQVLGKVKAFKSEDKLIHFSIAREGKAIDVDIAPEMTEVMNRNQKEENRFTVGIIPAILESQAELTLFRVNSPAEAVSYGFEKTIDWTKAIAVSFLRILTAQVSHKNIGGVITIGRVASQTFEMGISAFLRMMAIISINLFLINLLPVPILDGGHLVFFVIEALRGAPLSMRKMEIAQQVGLILLISLMVLSLFNDITSFVKSP; encoded by the coding sequence ATGGATTTAATTCTTAATTGGTTACAATCGGGACTTTCTGCAATTGGGCCCTTCCTTATTTTGTTGGGCCTTCTTATTTTCGTTCATGAGCTCGGCCATTTTTTGGTCGCCAAATGGTGTGGAGTAAGAGTTGAAGTTTTTAGCCTTGGATTTGGCAAGAAAATTTTAAAATTCACTCGTGGAGAGACCACTTACTGCATCTCGATTGTGCCTCTTGGCGGATATGTCAAAATGTACGGAGATGACCCAACTGCAGAAATACCAGAAAGCGAAAAGTCCCGGGCCTTTCTATCCAAACCAGTCATCCAAAGAATAGCGATCGTTTTGGCAGGCCCTCTGATGAACTTTCTATTTGCAATACCACTCTTTATGGCTGTAGGTCTCAATGGTGAACTTGTCCCGGGGCCGCGATTAGGAGATGTTGAACCAGAAAGTTCTGCCTTTCAGGCTGGCTTTCGTTCAGGCGATAAGATTCTCTCGATGAACGAGGAGGCCATTTCCTATTGGTCACAGATCACCAAAAAAATTGAAGCCTCCGTTGACCGTGAAATTCAATTTAAGGTAATCCGATTCGAGGGCGGAGAGACTGTTTCGCTTAAGGCTTCTCCGGCTCTTGTGCCCAACGACAATATACTCACTCTCGATACTCTCGTCCCAAGAATTCCTGGGCTTGATCCAAGTGGGCGCTCTTCAATGGTTGGGGTTTCCTCGCCTCAGTCACCTGCTGCCCTCGCCGGATTAAAGACTTTTGACATAATCACTTCCATAAATGGGGTGAAGGTCAATTCCTTTTGGGAGCTCGAACCCACCCTTCAAGCACATAGAAATAGCGAAAAGTTGGAACTGGTGGTTCGTCCTTACACAGCGAAAGCGAATATTGAAAATCGGACGGTTGTGCTAACTGATTTTCACAAGCTTTCCAAAACGGTTGATGAATCCAAATCCCTTCTTGATGTCTTGGGACTCGAAGAATCTGATCTGTATCTGCTTCAGGTTAAGGAGAATTCTCCGGCCGCTCGAGCTGGCTTGAGAGACGGAGATAAAATCATCGGCCTCGACAAAACCCCTGTGGAGAAATGGGATCAGGTTCTCGGAAAGGTCAAAGCTTTTAAGTCTGAGGACAAGCTCATTCATTTTTCAATTGCACGTGAGGGCAAGGCAATTGATGTTGATATCGCACCAGAGATGACTGAGGTCATGAATCGCAATCAGAAAGAAGAGAATCGCTTTACCGTTGGAATTATTCCGGCAATTCTGGAGTCCCAAGCCGAACTCACTCTGTTTCGGGTAAATTCTCCTGCAGAGGCCGTCTCTTATGGATTTGAAAAAACAATCGACTGGACCAAAGCTATAGCGGTTAGCTTTCTCAGAATCCTTACGGCCCAAGTTTCGCATAAAAATATCGGTGGGGTCATTACCATTGGCAGAGTGGCGAGTCAGACTTTCGAAATGGGCATTTCGGCATTTTTGAGAATGATGGCCATCATTTCCATCAATCTTTTTCTGATTAATCTTCTTCCCGTTCCTATTTTGGACGGTGGACACCTGGTATTTTTTGTCATCGAGGCCTTGCGAGGAGCCCCCCTGAGCATGAGAAAAATGGAGATTGCCCAACAAGTTGGGCTTATCCTTCTTATCTCTCTCATGGTACTATCCTTGTTTAACGATATAACAAGCTTTGTGAAGTCTCCTTAG
- a CDS encoding helix-turn-helix domain-containing protein: protein MNLDQLSQETRISRTYLSALESNNFKSLPAPVFTRGFVVQVAKILGLNEKIVADSYMSLYRNEKF, encoded by the coding sequence GTGAATCTTGATCAACTCAGCCAGGAGACGCGCATCAGTCGAACCTATTTGAGTGCTCTCGAATCAAACAATTTCAAATCCCTTCCTGCTCCTGTTTTTACTCGCGGGTTCGTCGTGCAGGTAGCAAAAATTCTAGGACTCAACGAGAAAATCGTTGCTGACTCCTACATGTCACTTTATCGCAATGAAAAGTTCTGA
- the tsaB gene encoding tRNA (adenosine(37)-N6)-threonylcarbamoyltransferase complex dimerization subunit type 1 TsaB: MKLVLIAETSSPCGGLSLLECSDKYLDAVVRDCQQWQRESSHSEVVTGAVRILLERNALQLREINLFGVGVGPGSFTGIRVGINMMRAFAYSFKTPLFGYSSLEALALSTHRQELPIVCLANAFKNMIYGATYTWTETGSLREVVSPRAVGLDQISQLFNGPSLVVGNAFDIYQKFFPHNMLSLMSRESISQTSHKSSFFPLVWICKPDEIPKMIGNPLNLFIFARLKPKRS; this comes from the coding sequence ATGAAATTAGTACTAATTGCAGAAACGAGCTCTCCATGTGGCGGGCTTTCACTCCTGGAATGTTCAGATAAATATTTAGACGCCGTCGTCAGAGACTGCCAGCAGTGGCAGCGCGAATCTTCACATAGCGAAGTCGTGACCGGGGCCGTTAGAATCCTGCTGGAACGAAATGCGCTTCAATTGAGAGAAATTAATCTTTTTGGAGTGGGAGTGGGTCCTGGGAGTTTCACGGGTATCAGAGTGGGAATCAACATGATGAGAGCATTTGCCTACTCCTTCAAGACTCCCCTTTTTGGGTATTCTAGCCTAGAAGCCCTGGCTTTAAGCACTCATCGACAAGAGCTCCCCATTGTCTGTTTGGCCAATGCCTTCAAAAATATGATTTATGGAGCCACTTACACATGGACAGAAACGGGCTCTCTCCGAGAAGTGGTCTCTCCTCGTGCTGTGGGCTTAGATCAGATCTCTCAACTCTTCAATGGTCCCTCGCTCGTCGTAGGGAACGCCTTCGATATTTATCAGAAGTTTTTTCCTCACAACATGCTCAGTCTTATGTCGCGCGAAAGCATCAGCCAGACGAGCCACAAGTCCAGTTTTTTTCCTCTCGTTTGGATCTGCAAGCCAGACGAGATACCCAAAATGATTGGCAATCCGTTAAACCTCTTTATATTCGCGCGTCTGAAGCCGAAGAGAAGCTAA